The Geminocystis sp. NIES-3708 genomic sequence AATCTTATTAATCGTCAGCTTAATTTTAATACTTTTAGGCATTTTATTATGGCATCAAAATAAATCTGCTCAAAATAAGTCTATGATTAATGAAAACTTATTCTTAATGATGTAGATAAGTAAGAGTTAAGTAACTTTTAAAAATAATTATTAATTATTAGTTGTTATAACTCTATTTTTCGGACTAAATTATCTAAATCATCGGGGGTAATATTGATATTTGCTAAAATATTTTGAGTAAAATAAGATAAGTTGTTTTGATCTAAATAGAGAAAATCTTGAGAATTAAAAGTATAAAAAGATTTATGACGAGATTTTTGTACATATTGCCAAAATCTTTTCATGATAAAATAACAAAAAATTAAAGGTAATTGTTGTTCAATTATATTTGCTTCACTATCTGAATTACAAATATTATTAATGGTTATATATTCACCATTATTTTTACTAAAAATTAAACTACATTTTGGCTCATCATCAACAAAAGAAATAAAAATATGATCCCAATAATCCCAAGGAATTAAATCATATTTTTCATCACATTTATATTGAGATTGATTTGATAGAAAAAGAGGGTAATCTAAAATTAAACCTTCTAAAGTGAAAATTAAAAAAGTATCAAATATTTTTGTTTCTAGGAATGTATTAGAAAAACTCTCTACTTGAAAATTTGAGCCAAAAAATAAAGATGATTGATTTTTACCTAAAGATTTTTGAATAATATTACTTACTGATAAAATTTTATTTTCATGATTTGTAACTAACCCAGAAATTCCATCATTAATATTTTTACCATCATCCATTAAAAATAAGGGAATTAAGTTTTCACTTTCTAAAACTAACAAAAATTTGATCACTAAACTAGCAGATTGAGATTCATCAGGAAAAATATAGCTAAAAAGATTATTGAAGTTAGATTGAATCATATTCATTGTCATCATACATCACCATTGATAGTTTCTATTTGTTTATCCAGTGACTTTTTCAACTTTATGCAATTTCTCAAAAAAAAATTAGTACCCTATCCCAAAATTCTCTATCTATAATTAATTTGAACTTGATTTAACCTTCAAAATCTAAAAAAATGTTATTACATCCCCATCAGCGCACGAAACTTGATGATAGCGAAGATAGTTTTTTCTATTCTTTCCCTCGTTTTGTCAATCACGTAGATGATAATTTTATTAATCAATTAACCGAACTTTATCGACAACAATTAAAGCCTAATAGTCGAATTTTAGATTTAATGAGTAGTTGGGTATCACACTTACCATCAGAAATAGAATTTACCCATATTGAAGGGCACGGTATGAATGAAGAAGAATTAAAGAAAAATAAATCCTTAAATCATTATTTTATCCAAAATTTAAACCAAAATATTGAATTACCCTTAAAAGATCAAGATTTTGATGCAGTTTTATGTGCAGTTTCCGTACAATATTTACAATATCCCGAAGCAATTTTTAGTGAAATGGCGAGAATTTTAAAACCCAATGGAGTAGCAATTATTAGCTTTTCTAATAGAATGTTTTATCAAAAAGCTATTTCTGCATGGCGTGATGCTACTGATAGGCAAAGAATACACTTAGTTAAATCCTATTTCCAATCAGTACCAGATTTTAGTCCACCTCAAATAGTTGCTACACAACCAGAAATACCTGCTATTTTACAAATGTTTGGTATTGGCGGTAGAGATCCATTTTATGCACTTTTTGCTCATAAAAATTAAATGTTTTTCTCTCACACTTTTCGTTAGAATGAAATCAGGAACAATAGGCAAATTTACTGGGTACATAAGACTTATGAGTAGTGGCAAAACAACAGAATCGACTTCTCTATCCCAACGGGAATTAGAAATATTAGAGTTAGTGGCCACTGGCTTAACCAATCATGATATTGCTGAAAAATTAGAAATCAGTAAAAGAACTGTAGATAATCATATCAGTAATATTCTCACGAAAACTAAAACTGATAATCGAGTGGAGTTGGTGCGTTGGGCTTTACAATGGGGCAAAATTTGCATCGATGAAATTAACTGCTGTATATTACCTAATCCTTCTGATTCTTCTTCCGTTGCCATTGTTGAATAAAACTAAAAATTTTGAGAACAATCTCTTAACCAAAGTTTGATGGCTTGTCCTATTGTACCTTCTGTGGTGTCAATAGGAGGAGAAGAAATAAAGTTTTGATCGGGAGAATTATCAGGATAACCGAATTTCGTTAATGCCATAACTAATTTCCAATCTTGTGGAGTTTTTGTTAATATTAACCAATGAAAATTTTGGGTCTCGATGATACGATTATTAGTTGAATATTGTTTTTCTAAAGTAGTAAAAAAAATCTGATAAGTGTTACTATAATTATTAGATTTTAGTAAACTTTTATATTGACTTTGATTCAATAATAAAGGATCTAAATCTGGTTTTCCAGCCGTAATAATAAATAGAGGAAAAAACTCTAAAGGATGAGAATAAATGCGATTTCTTTGAATAACTCTATTGGCGTAATCAGGAATATCATTAACTAATAAATTTGCTAAATCTTCTAAATTATCTCCACACTTTTTATGATTAATTGAGGTGTCGGCTAAAGCAATTTTTGGCAAAATATCGGATAAAAATAAGCAATTAAAAATAGTGAGTATTGATAATAAATATCTATTTAGCAAATGACTAATTACCATAATTTTTAGTTAATTTTGTACATTCTTAAGTTTTAATTTCTTCTATAATTTTAGACCATGCGATCGCAGGATTTTCAGTTTGAGTAATAGGGCGCCCGATAACAAGATAATCTGCCCCTTGTTGTAGTGCTTGTTTTGGAGTCATAATCCTTTTTTGATCTCCTGCCGAAGCCCATATAGGACGAACTCCAGGACATACCAATAAGAAATCTTTTCCACATACTTCTTTTAATTTTAGTACTTCATGAGGAGAACAGACAGCACCATCAATGCCACACTCTTTAGCCATCAAAGCATTATTTAAAGCATATTCAGGCAACTCTAGGGGAATTTTGAGATCAAAAGCTAATTGTCTGGTGTTAATACTCGTTAAAACGCTAATAGCTAACAATTTAAGACGGGTATCCCCGCTATTCTTTACTACTTCTTTGGCGGCAGTTAAGGCTTCTCTACCTGCGGTGGCATGAATGGTTAATAAATCAACTTGATGCTTTAAAGCTGATTGGGTGGCACTTTTAACAGTATTGGGGATGTCGTGAAATTTAAGATCCAGAAAAATACGTTTGTTTTCATCTTTTAAAAACTTAAGTATATCTGCACCGGTAGCGACAAATAACTCTAAACCAACTTTCCAAAAAGTTACTTCTGGTAATAATTTGATTAATGCGATCGCCGAATCTAAATCAGAGACATCGAGAGGTACAATAATTTGATCTTGATTCATCGTTATATTTTAATAAAGACTTATAAATTTATTTTGAAAATGGATATAAATTTTAATATTTTAGAGTAAATTGTCAAAAATATTTAAGATTTATTCGCTGAAGAATTTTTCTAAATCTCTGCAACTATTAATAACTTTTGTAATTATAATTCCATTAGTTTGAGGATAATAAAAAATAATATAATCATCAACGAAAAAACCGTTTAAACTAGGTTTAATTTTATAATAATTTTTATCTAAATTTGGAAAATTAGTCACTAAATTACATTTATTCCTAATACTATCAAACAGATTACTCGCACTTCTTCTACAAATAAATACAAAAGTCCCCATAGTTGGGGATTTAGGGGCAAAACTAATTAGTATAAAAATGACGTAATACAATAAATATCATCAGTTAGCCTAATTGATTAGTAAGGGGTTTTGATTCTCTGATTTTTAAAATAATGAAACCCAAGTAGAGTGAAAAATACAAAGATTTTTGACTAACAATAATATAATTTTTAGAAAAAATCTTCCTGTCCACTTATCCTCTAAATCCAAAACAGAAATTTTTGGCTCAACTTTGAAAATCCCTTGATTTATTAAGGGCTATAAGCTAGAAATTAAGAATATTAGTTTGAATATTCGTAAGTTTCTCCATCACAAACTTGTACTTTTGACTGTATTAATTCACCTACGCCAACAGAACCATCATCCGATGGACCAAGAACACCCTTGAAATCATAAAGACAATCTTCTCTTCCATCATCAATGGTTATCTCTACAGACTGACCGGGTAATAATACATCAGTACCCAAGATATCATCTTCCCAATCATCACTAGATGGTGGAGAAGCATAAAATTCCAGAAGAGGACGATCTGTATTATTCTCTAAGGTAAATGTTGCGGATTCGGTTTCTGCTAAAGCAGGATAAAGAAAAGACAAAGCCATTGATAAACCTAATACATTGGTAGAAAACAGTCTTTGAATATTTATTTTTTTCATAATTAAACAATGTCAATATTATGTGATCTAATAGAATATTATCTTGATTAATGATCAATTTTTCTGAATTTTATACTGCTCTATTATTTTGAAAAGGAGAAAATATATGAATAGTTTTGATAATTGAAGATTTCGGAATTAATTAATGTAAGAAATGACGTACTCCAGTAAATACCATGACCAAACCCAATTCATTAGCGGCTTTAATGGAGTCTTCATCACGGATTGAGCCTCCGGGTTGAATAATGGCAGTGATACCAGCTTCGGCGGCTGTTCGGACAGAATCATCAAAAGGAAAAAACGCATCACTAGCTAAAAATGCCCCAGAAGAGTCTTCTCCTGCTTGTTCTAAGGCAATTTTTACTGAGCCGACTCGGTTCATTTGCCCTGCACCAACTCCAAGGGTAGTAAGATTTTTGCTGATAACGATGGCATTAGATTTAACGTGTTTAACAATTTTCCAAGCAAATAATAATTCTTGTAATTCAGTTTCTGTGGGTTGTTTTTCCGTGACAATTTGCCATGTTTCTGGTAATTCTATCGCTACATCATTTTCTTGAATTAAAAATCCTCCTGCGATCGCTTTGATGTTATCTTGACTACCAGCGTTTAAATCTGACAATAACAGTACTCTGAGATTAGATTTTTTAGCTAAAATGGCTTTGGCTTCTTCCGTAATATTCGGGGCAACAATACATTCTAAAAAGATTTTACTCATGGCTTTAGCCGTAGGTGCATCGAGAGGTTGATTTAAAGCCACAATCCCCCCAAAAGCAGACACAGAATCAGCATTATAAGCCTTTTGATACGCCTCAAAAAGAGTTTCCCCTACTGCCACACCGCAAGGATTTGTGTGTTTTATAATCACTGCTGCAAGTTCACTACTAGGAAATTCACAGACAATTCTTCTAGCGGCTTCTAAATCAACTAAATTGTTATAGCTTAATTCTTTACCTTGTAATTGATTTGCCCCCGCCCAACCTTTAGCCTCGCTTCCGTTTTGATACCAACTAGCTTTTTGATGGGGATTTTCACCATAACGAAGAGTAGCGATTTTTTTCCCTCCAATACCATAATAATCAGCAGATTCCGGGTTAATTTGGGCAAAATAACGACAGATGGCTTGATCATAATTGGCAGTCATGGCGAAGGCTTCAACGGCTCTGGCTTGACGAAACTCAAGGGTAGTTTTTCCTTGATTAGCTCTTAATTGTGCCAAATAATCCTCATAACGAGCAGGATTACTTAAAATAGTTACATGGGCATAGTTTTTTGCACTGGCTCTTACCATAGCTGGACCGCCAATGTCTATTTGTTCTATAGCATCTTCTATCGTACAATTTTCTTGGGTAATGGTTTTTTCAAAGGGATATAAATTAACGACAACTAAATCAAAAGGGCGAATTTGATTAGCTTGTAAGTCTTCTTGATGGGATTCTAATTCTAATCTTGCTAAAATACCGCCATGAATGCGAGGATGTAAGGTTTTGACTCTGCCGCCTAAAATTTCAGGAGATTGAGTATAGTCACTAACTTTAGTAACGGGAATACCAGCCGATTGTAAAGTTTTTGCTGTGCCACCACTACTGATAATCTGGAAATTAAATTCTTCTACTAATGTTTTCGCTAATTCTACAATGCCTGTTTTATCGGATACACTTAATAAGGCTAAACCTGTCATTATGGCTTCTACTTTCAATGATTTTTCTGTTTCATTATACTGAGATTTTGCACGAAAATATATCGCTATCATTAATGATTAATCATTAGTTATTCATTTTCAATTATTAACTGTCATCTCCTAACTAATCTATAATAGTTATAAAGAATAAGCCATGAAAATAAACAATTAAGTAATATTAAGATTTATTGGGTTATATTAGTTATTCTGGGTAAAATTACATGAGTGAAGTACAAGAATTTCGTCATATTTTCGTTATCGAAGATCGTAAAGGTAGAAGAATTGTTTCCCTAGAAGAAAGTAACTATACATTAGGTCGAGATTCTCATAATCCTATTATTCTTTATGATTATCAGGTTTCTCGTACTCACGCAACGTTAATTCGCAGAATGGATGATGAAGGTGA encodes the following:
- a CDS encoding class I SAM-dependent methyltransferase → MLLHPHQRTKLDDSEDSFFYSFPRFVNHVDDNFINQLTELYRQQLKPNSRILDLMSSWVSHLPSEIEFTHIEGHGMNEEELKKNKSLNHYFIQNLNQNIELPLKDQDFDAVLCAVSVQYLQYPEAIFSEMARILKPNGVAIISFSNRMFYQKAISAWRDATDRQRIHLVKSYFQSVPDFSPPQIVATQPEIPAILQMFGIGGRDPFYALFAHKN
- a CDS encoding response regulator transcription factor produces the protein MSSGKTTESTSLSQRELEILELVATGLTNHDIAEKLEISKRTVDNHISNILTKTKTDNRVELVRWALQWGKICIDEINCCILPNPSDSSSVAIVE
- the purH gene encoding bifunctional phosphoribosylaminoimidazolecarboxamide formyltransferase/IMP cyclohydrolase, which encodes MTGLALLSVSDKTGIVELAKTLVEEFNFQIISSGGTAKTLQSAGIPVTKVSDYTQSPEILGGRVKTLHPRIHGGILARLELESHQEDLQANQIRPFDLVVVNLYPFEKTITQENCTIEDAIEQIDIGGPAMVRASAKNYAHVTILSNPARYEDYLAQLRANQGKTTLEFRQARAVEAFAMTANYDQAICRYFAQINPESADYYGIGGKKIATLRYGENPHQKASWYQNGSEAKGWAGANQLQGKELSYNNLVDLEAARRIVCEFPSSELAAVIIKHTNPCGVAVGETLFEAYQKAYNADSVSAFGGIVALNQPLDAPTAKAMSKIFLECIVAPNITEEAKAILAKKSNLRVLLLSDLNAGSQDNIKAIAGGFLIQENDVAIELPETWQIVTEKQPTETELQELLFAWKIVKHVKSNAIVISKNLTTLGVGAGQMNRVGSVKIALEQAGEDSSGAFLASDAFFPFDDSVRTAAEAGITAIIQPGGSIRDEDSIKAANELGLVMVFTGVRHFLH
- the pyrF gene encoding orotidine-5'-phosphate decarboxylase, whose translation is MNQDQIIVPLDVSDLDSAIALIKLLPEVTFWKVGLELFVATGADILKFLKDENKRIFLDLKFHDIPNTVKSATQSALKHQVDLLTIHATAGREALTAAKEVVKNSGDTRLKLLAISVLTSINTRQLAFDLKIPLELPEYALNNALMAKECGIDGAVCSPHEVLKLKEVCGKDFLLVCPGVRPIWASAGDQKRIMTPKQALQQGADYLVIGRPITQTENPAIAWSKIIEEIKT